The proteins below come from a single Pirellulales bacterium genomic window:
- the metG gene encoding methionine--tRNA ligase produces MLRGTYYLTTAIDYPNSRPHIGTAFEKIGADVQARYRRQQGYDVFFLMGNDENTVKVLERAQQLGLEPKPYVDDMARQFRDVWNALDISCDDFIQTSEERHRIGCQKFIQQVYDRGDIYLKNYEALYCEGCEEFKTERDLNAEGRCTNHPNRELKLVHEENYFFKLSAYQQRLLALYDERPHFIQPDSRRNEVLSFVSSGLEDVSISRRNFTWGIDIPWDPQHKIYVWFDALLNYITGIGYGTDEAAFARRWPADCHFIGKDITRFHCALWPAMLWSAGLELPRSVFAHGFVYIKNEGTDEVQKISKSLGNVVEPMDILRNFSSEAFRYYFMRECPFGGDGEFSFARFAASYNADLANNLGNLFSRTISMAQRYFNGTLPDSRQLAPDEIFAGIDLAEVVRGVQADIETCRYSAALEAIWRKVLDTGNRYIEERQPWNLANPKKPEYDLAACARVLANLAEAVRVAAILLRPFLPRSSAALYAGFNFPMPLADATFETITARPPLTADLQVTAPVNEAGKIDPLFPKIEAERAPDAAAKKS; encoded by the coding sequence ATGCTTCGCGGAACCTACTACCTGACCACCGCCATCGATTATCCGAACAGCCGTCCGCATATCGGTACGGCGTTCGAGAAGATCGGCGCAGACGTGCAAGCCCGCTATCGGCGCCAGCAGGGCTACGACGTGTTCTTCCTGATGGGGAACGACGAGAACACGGTCAAGGTGCTCGAGCGCGCCCAGCAGTTGGGACTCGAGCCGAAGCCGTATGTCGACGACATGGCCCGGCAGTTCCGCGACGTGTGGAACGCGCTCGACATCTCGTGCGACGACTTCATTCAGACCAGTGAAGAACGGCATCGCATCGGCTGCCAGAAATTCATCCAGCAGGTGTACGATCGCGGCGACATCTACCTGAAGAACTACGAGGCGCTCTACTGCGAGGGCTGCGAGGAGTTCAAGACCGAGCGCGACCTGAACGCCGAAGGACGCTGCACGAACCATCCGAATCGCGAATTGAAGCTGGTGCACGAAGAGAATTACTTTTTCAAGCTCTCCGCATACCAACAGCGGCTACTGGCCCTGTATGACGAGCGGCCCCATTTCATCCAGCCCGACTCGCGGCGCAACGAAGTGCTCAGTTTCGTCTCCAGCGGCCTGGAAGACGTGTCGATCAGCCGGCGGAATTTCACCTGGGGCATCGATATCCCCTGGGATCCGCAGCACAAGATTTACGTCTGGTTCGACGCGCTGCTCAACTACATCACCGGCATCGGCTATGGCACGGACGAGGCGGCTTTTGCCCGACGCTGGCCAGCCGACTGTCATTTTATCGGCAAGGACATTACGCGGTTTCATTGTGCCCTCTGGCCGGCCATGCTCTGGAGCGCCGGCCTGGAGCTTCCGCGCAGCGTGTTTGCCCACGGCTTCGTCTACATCAAGAACGAAGGCACCGACGAGGTGCAGAAGATCTCCAAGTCGCTGGGCAACGTCGTCGAGCCGATGGACATCCTGCGGAACTTCTCCAGCGAGGCGTTCCGGTACTACTTCATGCGCGAATGCCCCTTCGGCGGCGACGGCGAGTTCAGCTTCGCGCGGTTCGCGGCCAGCTACAACGCCGACCTGGCCAACAACCTCGGCAACCTGTTCAGCCGCACGATCAGCATGGCGCAGCGCTATTTCAACGGCACCCTGCCCGACTCGCGCCAGCTCGCGCCGGACGAGATCTTTGCCGGGATCGACCTGGCCGAGGTGGTGCGCGGCGTCCAGGCCGATATCGAGACGTGCCGCTACAGCGCCGCGCTCGAGGCCATCTGGCGCAAGGTGCTCGACACCGGCAACCGCTACATCGAAGAGCGGCAGCCGTGGAACCTGGCCAATCCAAAAAAACCCGAGTACGACCTCGCGGCCTGCGCGCGGGTCCTGGCCAACCTGGCCGAAGCCGTGCGCGTGGCGGCCATCTTGCTGCGCCCCTTCCTGCCGCGTTCGAGCGCCGCACTGTACGCGGGATTCAATTTCCCGATGCCGCTGGCCGACGCCACGTTCGAAACCATTACGGCCCGGCCGCCTTTGACGGCCGACCTGCAGGTCACGGCGCCGGTCAACGAGGCCGGCAAGATCGATCCGCTGTTTCCCAAGATCGAGGCCGAGCGGGCCCCCGACGCCGCCGCCAAGAAGTCCTGA
- a CDS encoding trypsin-like peptidase domain-containing protein, whose product MGAVHVALLAVAAIGSTDTVLLDFQAPWCGPCQRMAPIVAQLQAQQFPIRTVDFDSNHELATRYGVNSIPCFVLIKDGQEVDRIVGAVQERELVEMCARHGVGPAAPAQKPGLFGGALSRIGGGKWFGRGREAAPPVPGGADPDAAARQAYAEAPAFEPPPAAIPTAATFAPAAAPPAELAGAPTMPAPPAMSPIGPAAPEQPASAPGADALLAATVRLRIQEPNGHSVGTGTIVDAREGEALVVTCAHVFRESKGQGQITVDLFTPAVANLPGRMISYDLESDVALVAFRPGGPVSIARVAPAMFNVREGDGVLTIGCNHGEPPTVVSSQVLSLNKFAGAPNLQIAGQPVQGRSGGGLFSREGYLIGVCNAADPQDNQGLFAALPAVQSELDKMQLSDVYRATPADLQMAAASATPQMPDQMPLAPPPAAPHAVTAPPAAAMVPVALANSTSAPPPLAPTMPTGAAASMTPEERATLAELESRTGDAEVICVIRPLNNPQAKSEIIVLNQASPEFIRQLSAAKAQRPQRQLTSLAVPRVPQATATTAVAPAQPVNPRTR is encoded by the coding sequence ATGGGTGCTGTGCACGTTGCGCTGTTGGCCGTGGCCGCGATCGGCTCCACCGATACGGTGCTGCTCGACTTCCAGGCGCCTTGGTGCGGACCATGTCAGCGCATGGCGCCGATCGTCGCCCAACTGCAAGCGCAGCAGTTCCCGATTCGCACCGTCGACTTCGACAGCAATCACGAACTCGCCACGCGATACGGCGTCAACAGCATCCCCTGCTTCGTACTGATCAAAGACGGACAAGAGGTCGATCGCATCGTCGGCGCCGTGCAAGAACGAGAACTGGTCGAGATGTGCGCAAGGCACGGCGTCGGCCCAGCGGCGCCTGCGCAAAAGCCCGGCCTGTTCGGCGGCGCGTTGTCGCGCATCGGCGGAGGAAAATGGTTCGGTCGCGGTCGCGAGGCGGCGCCGCCTGTGCCCGGCGGCGCGGATCCCGATGCGGCTGCACGCCAGGCCTATGCCGAGGCACCAGCCTTCGAACCGCCGCCGGCCGCGATCCCGACGGCTGCGACGTTTGCTCCGGCCGCTGCGCCTCCGGCTGAGTTGGCCGGCGCGCCGACAATGCCGGCTCCCCCGGCGATGTCACCGATCGGTCCGGCGGCGCCGGAGCAGCCCGCCTCTGCGCCGGGCGCCGACGCGCTTCTGGCCGCAACCGTGCGGTTGCGCATTCAAGAACCGAACGGCCACTCGGTGGGCACCGGCACCATCGTCGATGCTCGCGAGGGTGAAGCGTTGGTCGTCACCTGTGCGCACGTCTTTCGCGAATCGAAGGGCCAAGGCCAGATCACCGTCGATCTGTTCACGCCCGCCGTGGCGAACCTGCCCGGCCGGATGATCAGCTACGACCTCGAATCGGATGTGGCCCTCGTGGCCTTCCGGCCGGGCGGACCGGTGAGCATCGCGCGGGTGGCCCCGGCGATGTTCAACGTGCGCGAAGGCGACGGCGTGTTGACCATCGGCTGCAATCACGGCGAGCCGCCCACGGTCGTCTCGAGCCAGGTGTTGTCGCTGAACAAGTTTGCCGGAGCGCCGAATCTGCAGATTGCCGGCCAGCCCGTGCAAGGACGTAGCGGCGGCGGGCTGTTCTCGCGCGAGGGCTACCTGATCGGCGTCTGCAACGCGGCCGATCCCCAAGACAATCAGGGGCTGTTTGCTGCTTTGCCGGCAGTGCAAAGCGAGTTGGACAAGATGCAACTAAGCGACGTATACCGGGCAACCCCGGCCGATCTGCAAATGGCCGCGGCCAGTGCGACACCGCAGATGCCCGACCAGATGCCGCTGGCGCCGCCGCCGGCCGCGCCGCATGCCGTCACGGCTCCCCCGGCCGCCGCCATGGTGCCCGTTGCCTTGGCCAACAGCACCAGCGCGCCGCCACCCTTGGCGCCGACGATGCCCACCGGCGCCGCCGCCAGCATGACGCCGGAAGAGCGCGCCACGCTTGCCGAGCTTGAATCGCGTACGGGCGACGCGGAGGTGATCTGCGTCATTCGGCCGTTGAACAATCCGCAGGCCAAGAGCGAGATTATCGTGCTCAACCAGGCCTCGCCGGAATTCATCCGGCAATTGTCCGCGGCCAAGGCGCAGCGGCCCCAGCGGCAGTTGACCTCGCTGGCCGTTCCGCGCGTGCCCCAGGCAACGGCGACGACTGCCGTTGCGCCGGCGCAGCCGGTCAATCCTCGTACACGGTGA